A genomic stretch from Edaphobacter aggregans includes:
- the serA gene encoding phosphoglycerate dehydrogenase — MKIVLAEKVSPATLAVFQQEPGWNVVTPDQIKNGLAAELADADALVVRSAVQADAKLLESAPKLRVIGRAGVGVDNIDTDAATHRGIVVMNTPGANAVAVAELTLGLMISLARAIPRANATMHQAKWEKKSLQGQELRGKTLGIVGLGRIGLEVARRARSFGMELIGYDPFIAPVIARENDVTLVSIDDIFKQSDYLTLHVGLTTQTEGMINPTSIAIMKKGIRIINCARGELIVESALAEALKSGKVAGAALDVFHQEPLKESPFFDLDNVILSPHIAGATDEAQEAIGIQLAMQVRDYLKLGVVQNAVNLPSLSHEEYLEVAPYIEMAERLGHFLSHATPGNLENIQITYTGRIATGKTDLIRNAAIAGIFSGSEGNGEAKSTANRINAAAIAAERGIRIQEDKKEFTTGGAGSVLKLVLHSSDGDTSASATVLHGTSPRLLTYDGIDIEAPLTGTLVAIRNHDVPGVVGRIGTILGEHAVNIANFALGRSTRSQRVPQGQALAVVQIDVPNAAPATAAVEALRKVEAIASVRLIELGKL; from the coding sequence ATGAAGATCGTCCTCGCCGAAAAAGTCTCGCCCGCCACCCTAGCCGTCTTCCAGCAAGAACCTGGCTGGAACGTAGTCACGCCTGACCAGATCAAAAACGGTCTCGCCGCTGAGCTCGCCGATGCCGATGCCCTCGTCGTCCGCTCCGCCGTTCAGGCCGACGCCAAGCTGCTCGAGTCCGCCCCCAAGCTCCGCGTCATTGGCCGCGCCGGAGTGGGCGTAGACAACATCGACACCGACGCCGCCACTCACCGCGGCATCGTCGTCATGAACACCCCCGGCGCCAACGCCGTAGCCGTAGCCGAACTCACCCTCGGCCTCATGATCTCGCTGGCCCGCGCCATCCCCCGCGCCAACGCCACCATGCATCAGGCCAAGTGGGAGAAAAAATCCCTCCAGGGGCAGGAGCTCCGCGGCAAAACGCTCGGCATCGTAGGCCTCGGGCGAATCGGCCTTGAAGTCGCCCGCCGCGCCCGCAGCTTCGGCATGGAGCTCATCGGCTACGACCCCTTCATCGCCCCCGTCATTGCCCGCGAGAACGACGTCACCCTCGTCTCCATCGACGACATCTTCAAGCAGTCCGACTACCTCACGCTCCACGTCGGCCTCACGACCCAGACCGAGGGCATGATCAACCCAACGTCCATCGCCATCATGAAGAAGGGCATCCGCATCATCAACTGCGCCCGTGGCGAGCTGATCGTGGAATCCGCGCTCGCCGAAGCCCTCAAGTCCGGCAAGGTCGCGGGCGCCGCCCTCGACGTCTTCCACCAGGAGCCGCTCAAGGAGTCGCCCTTCTTTGACCTCGACAACGTCATCCTTTCCCCGCACATCGCCGGAGCCACCGACGAAGCTCAGGAGGCCATCGGCATCCAGCTAGCCATGCAGGTCCGCGACTACCTCAAGCTCGGCGTAGTCCAGAACGCTGTCAATCTGCCGTCGCTCTCTCACGAAGAGTACCTCGAGGTCGCTCCCTACATTGAGATGGCTGAGCGCCTCGGTCACTTCCTCTCCCACGCCACCCCCGGCAACCTCGAAAACATTCAAATCACCTACACTGGTCGCATCGCTACCGGCAAAACCGATCTCATCCGCAACGCCGCCATCGCCGGCATCTTCTCCGGCTCCGAAGGCAACGGCGAGGCGAAGAGCACCGCAAACCGTATCAACGCCGCTGCTATCGCGGCTGAGCGAGGCATCCGCATCCAGGAAGACAAGAAGGAGTTCACCACAGGAGGTGCAGGCTCTGTCCTCAAGCTCGTCCTCCACTCTTCCGACGGCGACACAAGCGCATCAGCCACGGTTCTTCATGGGACCTCGCCGCGCCTGCTCACCTACGACGGCATCGACATCGAGGCGCCACTGACCGGAACTCTGGTCGCCATCCGCAACCACGACGTCCCCGGTGTAGTAGGCCGCATTGGCACCATACTCGGCGAGCACGCCGTCAACATCGCCAACTTCGCCCTCGGCCGCTCCACCCGATCGCAGCGAGTCCCGCAAGGTCAGGCTCTGGCCGTCGTGCAGATCGACGTTCCCAACGCCGCCCCAGCCACCGCCGCTGTCGAAGCCCTTCGCAAAGTCGAAGCCATCGCCAGTGTCCGCCTCATCGAACTCGGCAAACTCTAG
- a CDS encoding glutaminyl-peptide cyclotransferase — protein sequence MPHPKLLFAIFVILLTTIAAYSAPIQPCTVLTKLPHSTENYTEGFFYRDGRFYEGTGREGHSAIVVSDPLTGKVLQRHEIPPQYFGEGIIDFGPNLIEWTWQTHIGFVFDRATFRTLATFHYDGEGWGITRTATELITSDGTSTLRFRNPSNFAETRSISVHDGPTLIDQLNELEYIDGVIYANIWHSDRIARIDPRDGHVIDWIDCTGLLPDDQKIDAESVLNGIAYDAQRHRLFVTGKQWPTIFEIKIPPISK from the coding sequence ATGCCTCATCCCAAACTTCTTTTTGCTATCTTCGTGATTCTCCTCACGACCATTGCCGCATACTCCGCGCCAATTCAGCCCTGCACCGTCCTGACGAAGCTCCCTCACTCCACCGAGAACTACACCGAGGGCTTCTTCTATCGGGATGGCCGCTTCTACGAGGGCACCGGACGCGAGGGCCACTCTGCCATTGTGGTTAGCGATCCCCTCACTGGGAAGGTTCTCCAGCGCCATGAAATCCCGCCGCAATACTTCGGCGAAGGCATCATAGACTTCGGCCCCAACCTCATCGAATGGACCTGGCAGACCCACATCGGCTTCGTCTTCGACCGCGCCACTTTCCGCACCCTCGCCACCTTCCACTACGACGGCGAGGGATGGGGCATCACCCGCACCGCAACCGAGCTCATCACCAGCGACGGCACCTCTACTCTTCGATTTCGCAACCCCTCCAACTTTGCCGAGACACGAAGCATCAGCGTCCATGATGGGCCCACGCTCATCGATCAGCTCAACGAGCTCGAATACATCGACGGCGTCATCTACGCCAACATCTGGCACTCCGACCGCATCGCCCGCATCGATCCCCGCGACGGCCACGTCATCGACTGGATCGACTGCACCGGCCTTCTGCCCGATGACCAAAAGATCGACGCTGAGTCTGTCCTCAACGGCATTGCGTATGATGCCCAGCGCCACCGTCTTTTCGTCACCGGCAAACAATGGCCCACGATCTTCGAGATCAAAATCCCGCCGATATCGAAATAG
- a CDS encoding glutathionylspermidine synthase family protein, with protein sequence MQRIHLTPRENWQQKVETAGLTFHSPEGMDRPYWDESAAYQFTAAEIDTLEAAGNTLQEMCLAAAQHIIDEKRYAELDIPEIAIPAIEWAWNNEPPALYGRFDLSWAGAHSGHAPKLLEYNADTPTSLLEAAVIQWSWLEELGTSLASKPDQFNSIHEKLIAKWRDIDPYLSKPIYFAGLDNPEDQLTLVYLRDTAQQAGLKTLQMFMEEIGWNDEQQAFLDPNEDHMFSIFKLYPWEAMLQEEFAPHAIDTYQSTRWIEPIWKLLLSNKGILPILWQLYPNHELLLEAHFDTTPTTLRDYVRKPLYSREGANITMVRNNATIAATDGPYRGHQIIQALAPEVIFENRHPVLGLWMIDQDCCGMGIRESAGPITDNLSSFVPHFFV encoded by the coding sequence ATGCAGCGCATCCACCTAACCCCTCGCGAAAACTGGCAGCAAAAAGTAGAAACCGCCGGCCTGACCTTCCACTCGCCCGAAGGCATGGACCGACCCTACTGGGACGAGTCCGCCGCCTACCAGTTCACCGCCGCCGAGATCGACACCCTCGAAGCCGCCGGCAACACCCTCCAGGAGATGTGTCTCGCCGCCGCCCAACACATCATCGACGAAAAACGCTACGCCGAACTCGACATCCCCGAGATCGCCATCCCCGCCATCGAGTGGGCCTGGAACAACGAGCCCCCTGCCCTCTACGGCCGCTTCGACCTAAGCTGGGCCGGCGCCCACAGCGGCCACGCCCCCAAGCTCCTCGAGTACAACGCCGACACTCCCACCTCACTCCTCGAAGCCGCCGTCATCCAGTGGAGTTGGCTCGAAGAACTCGGCACCTCGCTCGCCTCCAAGCCAGACCAGTTCAACTCCATCCACGAAAAACTCATCGCCAAGTGGCGCGACATCGACCCCTACCTCTCTAAGCCCATCTACTTCGCCGGCCTCGACAACCCCGAAGACCAGCTCACCCTCGTTTACCTCCGCGACACCGCCCAGCAGGCCGGCCTCAAAACCCTCCAGATGTTCATGGAAGAGATCGGCTGGAACGACGAGCAGCAAGCCTTCCTCGACCCCAACGAAGACCACATGTTCTCCATCTTCAAGCTCTACCCCTGGGAGGCCATGCTCCAGGAAGAGTTTGCCCCCCACGCCATCGACACCTACCAATCCACCCGCTGGATTGAGCCCATCTGGAAGCTGCTCCTCTCCAACAAAGGCATCCTCCCCATCCTCTGGCAGCTCTACCCCAACCACGAGTTACTCCTCGAAGCTCATTTCGACACGACCCCGACTACGCTGCGCGACTATGTCCGCAAGCCCCTCTACTCCCGCGAGGGTGCCAACATCACCATGGTCCGGAACAACGCCACCATCGCCGCGACCGACGGACCCTACCGAGGCCACCAGATTATCCAGGCCCTGGCTCCCGAAGTCATATTCGAGAACCGTCACCCGGTCCTCGGCCTCTGGATGATCGATCAGGACTGCTGCGGCATGGGTATCCGCGAATCTGCCGGCCCCATCACCGACAACCTGAGTTCGTTCGTGCCGCATTTCTTTGTCTGA
- a CDS encoding pyridoxal-phosphate-dependent aminotransferase family protein yields the protein MIRKTRLFTPGPTPLLPAAQFAMAAADIHHRTPEFRALYTRVLAQLKEFVGTKNDVIILSSGGTGAMEASVSNLTSPGDRVLVLSAGKFGERWSGLTKAFGCHVDVVEAPYGSTFTLDQVSAALKLETRAVFVQATESSTGVRHDIKGIANLLKENGSEALLVVDAITGLGTTHLDMDGWGIDVLIGGSQKAVMIPPGLAYLAVSQRAWDRMEATYNPRYYFDLRKERKNAAKGESAYTPSVALIAALGASLDYIAKQAATPESPEGNLAEGRKKLVDNAETCAAMTRAAAEAMGLKLFAPKGYEAAAATAILPPEGTDSGVIVKGLKSKFAAIVTDGQGEMKGHLFRIAHLGFFDYMDTIAIIGALEQVAVAAKLPLPNFEFGKGLIAAQNVFAERTK from the coding sequence ATGATCCGGAAAACTCGCCTCTTTACACCTGGCCCGACGCCCCTGCTCCCCGCCGCCCAGTTCGCCATGGCAGCCGCTGACATTCACCACCGCACGCCCGAGTTCCGCGCCCTCTACACCCGCGTCCTCGCCCAGCTCAAAGAATTCGTCGGCACCAAGAACGACGTCATCATCCTCTCGAGCGGCGGCACCGGAGCCATGGAAGCTTCGGTCTCCAACCTCACGTCGCCCGGCGACCGTGTCCTCGTCCTCAGCGCCGGTAAGTTCGGCGAGCGCTGGAGCGGCCTCACGAAGGCCTTCGGCTGCCACGTCGACGTTGTCGAAGCCCCCTACGGCAGCACGTTTACGCTCGATCAGGTCAGCGCCGCCCTCAAGCTTGAGACCCGCGCCGTCTTCGTCCAGGCTACCGAATCGTCCACCGGCGTCCGCCACGACATCAAGGGCATTGCCAACCTCCTCAAGGAGAACGGCAGCGAGGCTCTGCTCGTCGTCGACGCCATCACCGGCCTCGGCACCACGCACCTCGACATGGATGGCTGGGGTATCGACGTCCTCATCGGCGGCTCCCAGAAGGCCGTCATGATTCCGCCGGGCCTCGCTTACCTTGCCGTCAGCCAGCGCGCCTGGGACCGCATGGAGGCCACCTACAACCCGCGCTACTACTTCGATCTCCGCAAGGAGCGCAAGAACGCCGCCAAGGGTGAGTCGGCCTACACACCGTCGGTGGCGCTGATCGCCGCGCTGGGTGCCTCGCTCGACTACATCGCCAAGCAGGCTGCAACCCCCGAAAGCCCCGAAGGCAACCTAGCCGAAGGCCGCAAGAAGCTCGTCGACAACGCCGAGACCTGCGCTGCCATGACCCGCGCCGCAGCCGAAGCCATGGGCCTCAAGCTCTTCGCGCCCAAGGGCTACGAAGCAGCCGCAGCCACGGCGATCCTGCCCCCTGAAGGCACCGACTCCGGTGTCATCGTCAAGGGCCTCAAGTCGAAGTTCGCTGCCATCGTCACAGACGGCCAGGGCGAAATGAAGGGCCACCTCTTCCGCATCGCCCACCTCGGCTTCTTCGACTACATGGACACCATCGCCATCATCGGCGCTCTGGAACAAGTAGCCGTAGCCGCCAAGCTCCCCCTACCCAACTTCGAATTCGGCAAAGGCCTGATCGCAGCTCAAAACGTCTTCGCAGAACGCACCAAGTAG
- a CDS encoding GatB/YqeY domain-containing protein: protein MTIGEKIQADIVTAMKARDEHKLTTLRMVKSALKNKEIDKREKLSDAEESQILTTLIKQRKESVESFTKGNRPELAEKERVEIGIIEAYLPQAAGEDEIRAVVQAAIAQIAEGGTKPGPKEMGSVMKAVQQRIQAGGLRADGKLVSELVKSELAK from the coding sequence ATGACGATTGGCGAGAAGATACAGGCGGATATTGTTACCGCGATGAAGGCTCGGGACGAGCACAAGCTGACCACGCTGCGGATGGTGAAGTCGGCGCTGAAGAACAAGGAGATCGACAAGCGCGAGAAGCTGAGCGATGCCGAGGAGTCGCAGATACTGACGACGCTGATCAAGCAGCGCAAGGAGTCGGTGGAGTCGTTTACCAAGGGCAACCGGCCGGAGCTGGCCGAGAAGGAGCGCGTGGAGATCGGGATCATCGAGGCCTACCTCCCGCAGGCTGCGGGCGAGGACGAGATTCGCGCGGTAGTGCAGGCCGCGATCGCTCAGATTGCCGAGGGCGGGACGAAGCCGGGGCCAAAGGAGATGGGCTCAGTAATGAAGGCGGTGCAGCAGCGGATTCAGGCTGGCGGACTGCGGGCCGATGGGAAGCTCGTCAGCGAGCTGGTGAAATCGGAGCTGGCGAAGTAG
- a CDS encoding lysozyme has product MANFTYGDAGLALTKNFEGCVLTAYADQGGVWTIGYGHTGPGVHAGLTITQDQADAFLESDVAGSVACVNRLVTANINQNQFDALVDFVFNLGCASLSQSTLLRYVNTGDFADAATQFLRWDHIRGVVISGLTRRRQAEATLFGTAA; this is encoded by the coding sequence ATGGCAAATTTTACTTATGGCGATGCTGGTTTGGCGCTCACCAAGAACTTTGAAGGGTGCGTTTTGACTGCCTATGCGGATCAGGGCGGGGTGTGGACGATCGGATATGGGCATACCGGGCCGGGAGTGCATGCCGGCTTGACGATCACGCAGGACCAGGCGGATGCGTTTCTGGAGAGCGATGTCGCCGGGTCGGTGGCTTGTGTGAACCGGCTAGTCACGGCGAACATCAACCAGAACCAGTTCGATGCGTTGGTGGACTTTGTGTTCAACCTCGGGTGCGCGAGTCTGTCGCAGTCGACGCTGCTGCGCTATGTGAATACGGGCGACTTTGCGGACGCGGCGACGCAGTTTCTGCGCTGGGACCATATCCGCGGGGTCGTCATCTCTGGGTTAACGCGGCGGCGGCAGGCTGAGGCGACTTTGTTTGGCACTGCGGCTTGA
- a CDS encoding DUF5054 domain-containing protein gives MHRRELLKLAALTAGAATTRTLFAEPALPDAAQVTRVLVVSKCHLDVGFIDTQANIIRKYFDVYYPAAMATAATLRQSGPDHYTWTTGSWLLYEYLEQATPAQRRAMEQAIAAGDIAWHAIPFSWQTELLDPTLIAGGLSLSATLDSRFGKKTTGSKMSDVPGHTRGIITPLAAAGVRLLDIGVNAASTPPDVPPIFLWRDPAGAELVMVYHHHNYGGIVPIPGTTTVFAMEMANDNAGPHSLDEIRKTYASLRAQFPNATIQASNLNEVAAATDPIRSQLPIVTQEIGDTWIYGAPSDPLKLATYREISRLRRQWLHDKKFTVGDATDRKLLGHFLLNVEHTWGTDTKTYLDHDHYTPHDLQLALADPVKFPGYKTMVISWQEKRDNNPKAIDTLPEALRTQAQQSLKQLDPQVPSYAGLRPLTISPTNPIALESRHYTLAVDPQTGAVVGLKNRKTGKEWASPSHPLALFTYQTLSAEDFSRFLDAYVKSKEWWAPQDFGKPNIEHFGARSAEWHPTLTQAWTGTDKSHRLLLELKIDIKPEDAQITAPPATIYLDLSLPDDEPTIHMTLSTIDKPENRLPEAMWLTFAPDAPQTSGWLLEKSGQPIRIADVVRGGNRNMHSIAENIRYADPSGTFDLSTLDAPVVALGQRSPLNFSLDLPVLNSGVHINLFNNAWGTNYPQWCGGSWLYRFTLRA, from the coding sequence ATGCACCGCCGCGAACTGCTCAAACTAGCCGCCCTCACCGCTGGAGCCGCCACTACCCGCACCCTCTTCGCTGAGCCCGCCTTACCCGATGCCGCCCAGGTCACCCGAGTCCTCGTCGTCTCCAAATGCCACCTCGACGTAGGCTTTATCGACACACAGGCCAACATCATCCGTAAATACTTCGACGTCTACTACCCCGCGGCCATGGCTACCGCCGCAACGCTCCGCCAGTCCGGCCCCGACCACTACACCTGGACCACAGGCTCCTGGCTCCTCTACGAGTACCTCGAGCAGGCCACCCCCGCCCAGCGCCGCGCCATGGAGCAGGCCATCGCGGCAGGGGACATCGCGTGGCACGCCATCCCATTCAGCTGGCAGACCGAGCTCCTCGACCCCACTCTTATCGCCGGAGGCCTCTCTCTTTCTGCCACGCTCGACTCGCGGTTCGGCAAAAAGACCACCGGCTCCAAAATGTCCGACGTCCCCGGCCACACTCGCGGCATCATCACGCCCCTCGCCGCCGCCGGCGTCCGTCTTCTCGACATCGGCGTCAACGCCGCCAGCACGCCTCCCGATGTCCCACCCATCTTTCTCTGGCGCGACCCCGCCGGCGCCGAACTCGTCATGGTCTACCACCACCACAACTACGGTGGCATCGTCCCCATCCCCGGCACCACCACCGTCTTCGCCATGGAGATGGCCAACGACAACGCCGGCCCACATTCCCTCGATGAAATCCGCAAGACCTACGCCAGCCTTCGCGCCCAATTTCCAAACGCCACCATCCAGGCCTCCAACCTCAACGAGGTCGCCGCCGCAACCGATCCCATCCGCTCACAGCTCCCCATCGTTACGCAGGAGATCGGCGACACATGGATCTACGGCGCACCCAGCGACCCGCTCAAACTAGCTACCTACCGCGAGATCTCCCGCCTCCGCCGCCAGTGGCTCCACGACAAGAAGTTCACCGTTGGCGATGCGACCGACCGCAAACTTCTCGGCCACTTCCTTCTGAACGTCGAGCACACCTGGGGCACCGACACCAAAACCTACCTCGACCACGACCATTACACTCCGCACGATCTCCAACTGGCCCTGGCTGACCCAGTCAAATTCCCCGGCTACAAGACCATGGTTATCTCGTGGCAGGAGAAGCGCGACAACAACCCAAAAGCCATCGACACCCTTCCCGAGGCTCTTCGCACTCAGGCGCAGCAGTCTCTGAAGCAGCTTGACCCACAGGTTCCGTCATACGCTGGCCTCAGGCCCCTGACGATATCGCCGACGAATCCCATCGCGCTAGAATCCCGCCACTACACCCTCGCCGTTGACCCGCAAACCGGAGCCGTCGTCGGTCTCAAGAACCGCAAGACCGGCAAAGAGTGGGCGTCTCCAAGTCACCCTCTCGCCCTCTTCACGTATCAGACCCTCTCCGCCGAAGACTTCTCCCGCTTCCTCGACGCCTACGTCAAGAGCAAGGAGTGGTGGGCCCCGCAGGACTTCGGCAAACCCAACATCGAACACTTCGGAGCCCGTTCAGCCGAGTGGCACCCCACCCTCACGCAGGCATGGACTGGTACTGATAAGAGCCATCGCCTGCTCCTCGAACTTAAGATCGACATCAAGCCTGAGGACGCCCAGATCACCGCGCCACCCGCGACCATCTACCTCGACTTATCGCTCCCGGACGACGAGCCCACCATCCACATGACTCTCTCCACCATCGACAAGCCCGAGAATCGCCTGCCCGAAGCCATGTGGCTTACCTTCGCCCCCGACGCCCCACAAACCTCCGGCTGGCTCCTCGAGAAGTCCGGCCAGCCCATCCGCATCGCCGACGTCGTTCGTGGCGGCAACCGCAACATGCACTCCATCGCAGAAAACATCCGCTACGCCGACCCCTCGGGCACCTTTGACCTCAGCACCCTCGACGCCCCTGTCGTAGCCCTCGGCCAGCGCTCTCCGCTCAACTTTTCTCTCGACCTGCCCGTTCTCAACTCGGGCGTCCACATCAACCTCTTCAACAACGCCTGGGGCACCAACTACCCCCAGTGGTGCGGGGGCAGCTGGCTCTACCGCTTTACCCTCCGCGCGTAG
- a CDS encoding VOC family protein: protein MPPTLGNGKICYIEIPAIDIGRSADFYSGVFGWKIRRRGDGATAFDDSVGEVSGAFVLGRPPASQPGLMVYVMVDSVAATVDAVVANGGEIVQPIGADAPEITARFRDPAGNVIGLYQNPV, encoded by the coding sequence ATGCCGCCTACGCTTGGCAATGGAAAGATCTGCTATATCGAGATACCTGCGATCGATATTGGGCGCTCAGCTGATTTCTACTCTGGTGTCTTTGGATGGAAGATCCGGCGACGTGGGGATGGTGCGACGGCCTTTGACGATAGCGTCGGCGAGGTGAGCGGCGCGTTTGTGCTGGGGCGACCGCCCGCTTCACAGCCGGGACTGATGGTGTATGTGATGGTCGATAGCGTGGCAGCGACCGTCGATGCTGTCGTGGCCAACGGGGGCGAGATCGTCCAGCCAATCGGAGCTGATGCTCCGGAGATCACGGCCCGGTTTCGCGATCCTGCCGGGAATGTAATCGGGCTTTATCAGAATCCTGTGTAG
- a CDS encoding PEP-CTERM sorting domain-containing protein (PEP-CTERM proteins occur, often in large numbers, in the proteomes of bacteria that also encode an exosortase, a predicted intramembrane cysteine proteinase. The presence of a PEP-CTERM domain at a protein's C-terminus predicts cleavage within the sorting domain, followed by covalent anchoring to some some component of the (usually Gram-negative) cell surface. Many PEP-CTERM proteins exhibit an unusual sequence composition that includes large numbers of potential glycosylation sites. Expression of one such protein has been shown restore the ability of a bacterium to form floc, a type of biofilm.), which translates to MRVLVKALSLLAIAASATLAARADSFTLTGEGNTFTFSLAASPIVTPISFGFIIQGITVTENGVSTTNSTLTFYDSDFGGGLEVQPNPSTLVFDSDQLFTGTNDAPTFLLGKFKLTDDIDGAKYKLVIAADAPSDPSPIPEPSGLALLATGALAGAETLRRRFRSL; encoded by the coding sequence ATGCGCGTACTCGTCAAAGCTCTGTCCCTTCTCGCCATTGCCGCCTCCGCCACGCTTGCAGCAAGGGCCGACTCCTTCACGCTCACCGGCGAAGGCAACACCTTTACGTTCTCCCTGGCTGCAAGCCCTATCGTTACGCCGATCTCCTTCGGCTTTATCATCCAGGGCATCACCGTTACCGAGAACGGCGTCAGCACGACCAATTCGACGTTGACCTTCTACGACAGCGACTTCGGTGGTGGACTTGAGGTCCAGCCCAATCCCTCCACGCTTGTCTTCGACAGTGATCAACTTTTCACAGGAACTAACGATGCCCCGACGTTCCTGCTTGGAAAGTTCAAACTTACCGACGACATCGACGGCGCCAAGTACAAGCTCGTCATCGCGGCAGACGCACCGTCCGACCCATCTCCCATACCCGAGCCGTCCGGCCTGGCCCTGCTGGCCACTGGAGCACTTGCCGGAGCGGAGACACTTCGTCGCAGATTCCGTTCTCTTTGA
- a CDS encoding OsmC family protein: MIAKTVWTREMEFEGRSESGHNVTFDGGAAHHGGPSPMEAVLMALCSCSSVDVVSILQKKREPLTSLTVSVTAEQAAAPPRVFTKITLTYLIGGAVSKKAAETAVSLSKNKYCSVSKMLEKTAQIDYTIEYSNDSSAVSSQ; the protein is encoded by the coding sequence ATGATTGCCAAAACTGTTTGGACCAGGGAGATGGAATTTGAGGGCCGCTCCGAAAGTGGTCATAACGTCACTTTCGATGGCGGAGCCGCGCACCACGGCGGCCCTTCACCCATGGAGGCGGTACTGATGGCCCTTTGCAGTTGCAGCTCCGTCGACGTCGTCTCGATCCTGCAAAAGAAGCGCGAACCTCTCACCAGCCTCACTGTATCGGTAACCGCTGAACAGGCCGCTGCACCGCCACGGGTCTTTACAAAGATCACGCTGACCTACCTGATTGGTGGTGCTGTCTCAAAGAAGGCCGCCGAAACCGCAGTCTCGCTGTCGAAGAATAAATACTGCTCGGTCTCGAAGATGTTGGAAAAGACAGCCCAGATCGACTACACCATCGAATACTCAAACGACTCCAGCGCCGTCTCAAGCCAGTAG
- a CDS encoding ribonuclease HI family protein, with protein sequence MPHRPTTPNLFAEAPIASRPQTKDSARDSKDWISAHCDGGARGNPGPAGFGALIQDANGMVIAELSEFLGIRTNNYAEYSGLLASLQYALDHHHPRLRVVSDSELMVKQIQGKYKVNSPDLRPLWQEARNRIAKLEGFEISHALRHKNKDADRLANEAMDRGMKRPHASGQPAPAPLKATPYPTQSEAPPNPYAKADTMLRGFTKDGVVHILGNATLPDGVFVKIIRE encoded by the coding sequence ATGCCCCACCGTCCTACCACTCCCAATCTCTTCGCCGAAGCCCCCATAGCCTCCCGACCCCAAACCAAAGATTCCGCCAGAGATTCCAAAGACTGGATCAGCGCCCACTGCGACGGAGGAGCCCGCGGCAATCCCGGCCCCGCCGGCTTCGGAGCCCTTATCCAGGACGCCAACGGCATGGTCATCGCCGAGCTCAGCGAGTTCCTCGGCATCCGCACCAACAACTACGCGGAATACTCCGGGCTCCTCGCCAGTCTCCAGTACGCTCTCGATCACCACCACCCCCGCCTTCGCGTCGTCAGCGACTCCGAGCTGATGGTCAAGCAGATTCAGGGCAAGTACAAGGTCAACTCGCCCGACCTCCGGCCTCTGTGGCAGGAGGCCAGGAACCGCATCGCTAAGCTCGAAGGGTTCGAGATCAGCCACGCGCTCCGCCACAAGAACAAGGACGCCGACCGTCTCGCCAACGAAGCCATGGATCGCGGGATGAAACGCCCTCATGCGTCCGGCCAGCCTGCCCCCGCACCCCTCAAAGCCACCCCCTACCCCACTCAATCCGAGGCTCCGCCCAATCCTTACGCGAAAGCCGACACCATGCTCCGTGGCTTCACCAAGGACGGCGTCGTCCACATCCTCGGCAACGCAACGCTGCCCGACGGCGTCTTCGTAAAAATCATCCGCGAGTAA